TCGGCCGCTCTTGAGAATGGAGAGATCCACCAGGGAGCTGTTCCTCAACTTCACAGTGGTCCTGATAACCATAATCCTCATATGGCTTTTGGTGAGATCCTATCAGTACTGAGAGACTATATAGCCAAAGCTCTTCGGATTAAACCGCGCCGAGCGTCTACGGGAGCATGTGACCGCTACcgtgccgtggggcggggtggggggaaatctctctctctgcgCCCCCAGCTACGAATCTCGCAACCCGTGGGAGCTAAGCTATGAGGCGATTTTCCCGTTCTCCACATTGTCTGCCGCTTGTGTTTAGCCCGACGGTCTTCGACCGGTTCTGCGTCGGTGGGATTCTAGGGTCTCCAAAAAAATGCTGCCTT
This sequence is a window from Ornithorhynchus anatinus isolate Pmale09 chromosome 20, mOrnAna1.pri.v4, whole genome shotgun sequence. Protein-coding genes within it:
- the SLN gene encoding sarcolipin translates to MERSTRELFLNFTVVLITIILIWLLVRSYQY